In Synechococcus sp. Nb3U1, one DNA window encodes the following:
- a CDS encoding DUF4344 domain-containing metallopeptidase, translated as MSSWLSRTVGGILAGMLAWVGIPSISLAQAIEDAGDLVLTYEATEDAELEAVRLILESNGTFDELIAGLNEEFAFPQDIQVVFTECGTVNAFYDPEAVQISMCYELIAYYAALFADENTSPEDLEAHVINSGLFTFFHELGHALVDQYELPITGREEDVVDEFAVLSLLEYGLEGEWAAIVGMAQFAFDAAQEAEMENLTYWGEHALSAQRFYSMACLIYGSNPDQFADLVGEDGLPEERADQCPYEYEQKYNSWTVLLDPYFK; from the coding sequence ATGTCGAGCTGGCTCAGTCGAACGGTTGGCGGGATATTGGCGGGTATGCTGGCTTGGGTCGGGATCCCATCCATCAGTTTGGCGCAAGCGATCGAGGACGCAGGGGATTTGGTTCTCACCTACGAAGCAACCGAAGATGCGGAACTGGAGGCGGTGCGCCTGATCCTGGAAAGTAATGGCACCTTTGATGAGCTGATCGCCGGCTTGAATGAGGAGTTTGCCTTCCCTCAAGATATCCAGGTGGTTTTTACTGAGTGTGGCACGGTCAACGCTTTTTACGACCCAGAGGCCGTGCAGATCTCGATGTGCTACGAGCTAATCGCCTACTATGCAGCCCTTTTTGCGGATGAGAACACATCCCCGGAAGACCTGGAAGCCCATGTGATCAACTCCGGCCTGTTTACCTTTTTCCACGAGCTAGGCCATGCCTTGGTGGATCAGTACGAGCTGCCGATCACCGGGCGGGAAGAGGATGTGGTGGATGAGTTTGCCGTCTTGTCTTTGCTGGAATACGGCTTGGAAGGAGAATGGGCTGCTATTGTTGGTATGGCTCAATTTGCCTTTGATGCTGCTCAAGAGGCGGAAATGGAGAACCTAACCTACTGGGGAGAACACGCCCTCAGCGCCCAGCGGTTTTACAGCATGGCCTGTCTGATCTACGGCAGCAACCCAGACCAATTTGCCGATTTGGTCGGAGAGGACGGGTTGCCGGAAGAACGCGCCGACCAGTGCCCCTATGAATACGAGCAAAAGTACAACAGCTGGACGGTACTACTGGATCCTTATTTCAAGTGA
- a CDS encoding GAF domain-containing sensor histidine kinase has product MKLRQKILWLMGSSLFCGVVSLTGLLLHWGSPFRAESVRITAPEVRTYSVNLYEEWVWFYLVLLGISLGSSTWLLILVDQQVLSRWQPSPNELDKQGRTRGSLSPQHLNAALEQQVQQQTAQLRQALNYEATLKHITDKVRDSLEEDQILQTVVQELATRLEVLGCDASLYDLKMGVSRIVCESEADLPPNLKPTVPIEAQSGLYRRLLAGDLVLLCQLPPTQVRDLKEPLLCLACPIFDRLSSPKSLQLGEQTQPNRFTVSDGASPELAIFGDLWLFKPINKEFSEPEIRLVQQVATQCAIGLRQAHLYRALQSQVEQLQSLHQLKDDFLNTISHELRTPMSNIKMSLYMIRKTQDEERRQRYLDILETECSREIDLINDLLDLQRLEAGVDLPLSEPVDLACWLPAQLRSFEARIAHYRQTLQVEWDPALEAAEPQLWTDTQRLSRILGELINNACKYTAPGGEIRLSMTSQLVEPTGRPEETYIRFEISNPTQIPVNQLPHLFDKFYRVPGGDPWKRGGTGLGLALVKKLVEQLGGKIDVTSQAGLTTFWFVLPQNRPPSHPGSLPVSAALPQP; this is encoded by the coding sequence ATGAAGCTCCGCCAAAAAATTCTCTGGCTCATGGGATCCTCCCTCTTTTGCGGAGTTGTAAGCCTGACCGGATTGTTGCTGCATTGGGGATCCCCTTTTCGGGCGGAATCGGTGCGGATCACGGCCCCAGAAGTCAGAACTTACAGTGTAAACCTCTACGAAGAGTGGGTCTGGTTCTATCTGGTGCTATTGGGGATCAGCCTCGGATCTTCGACTTGGCTGCTGATCTTGGTCGATCAACAGGTGCTCAGTCGCTGGCAGCCTTCTCCAAATGAATTGGATAAGCAGGGCCGAACCAGAGGATCCCTGAGCCCGCAACACCTCAACGCCGCCCTAGAACAACAGGTGCAACAGCAAACGGCCCAGCTGCGCCAGGCCCTCAACTACGAAGCCACTCTCAAACATATCACCGACAAAGTTCGCGACAGCCTGGAAGAAGACCAAATATTACAGACAGTAGTACAGGAGTTGGCCACCCGGCTGGAGGTGCTGGGCTGCGATGCCAGCCTCTACGACCTGAAGATGGGGGTGAGTCGGATCGTCTGTGAATCTGAAGCCGATTTGCCCCCCAACTTGAAACCTACCGTGCCGATCGAAGCCCAAAGTGGCCTGTACAGGCGCCTCTTGGCTGGGGATCTGGTTTTACTGTGTCAACTTCCCCCCACCCAAGTCCGGGATCTCAAAGAACCGCTCTTGTGTCTGGCCTGTCCTATCTTCGACCGCTTAAGTAGCCCGAAATCTCTGCAACTCGGTGAGCAAACACAGCCCAATCGCTTCACGGTTTCCGATGGCGCTTCCCCCGAGCTGGCGATTTTTGGGGATCTGTGGCTGTTCAAACCCATCAACAAAGAGTTTAGCGAGCCCGAGATCCGGCTGGTGCAGCAGGTGGCCACTCAATGTGCGATCGGACTGCGGCAAGCACACTTATACAGAGCTTTGCAGAGCCAAGTAGAGCAGTTGCAGTCGTTGCATCAACTCAAGGATGACTTTCTGAATACGATCTCCCACGAGTTGCGCACCCCCATGTCCAATATCAAGATGTCCCTCTACATGATCCGCAAAACCCAGGATGAGGAGCGGCGACAGCGCTATCTGGATATTTTAGAAACCGAATGTAGCCGCGAGATCGATCTGATTAACGATTTGCTAGATCTGCAACGGCTGGAAGCCGGGGTGGATCTACCCCTTTCAGAACCGGTGGATTTGGCTTGTTGGCTGCCGGCTCAATTGCGCTCGTTCGAGGCCCGTATCGCCCATTATCGGCAAACTCTACAGGTGGAATGGGATCCGGCTCTAGAGGCTGCTGAGCCCCAACTTTGGACGGACACCCAACGTCTCTCGCGCATTCTGGGGGAGCTGATCAACAACGCCTGCAAGTACACCGCTCCAGGGGGAGAGATTCGCCTGTCGATGACTTCACAGCTTGTTGAGCCTACGGGTCGTCCAGAGGAAACGTACATTCGCTTTGAGATCTCTAATCCTACTCAGATCCCTGTCAACCAACTGCCACATCTGTTTGACAAGTTTTACCGGGTACCGGGCGGGGATCCCTGGAAACGGGGGGGAACCGGGCTGGGGTTAGCCTTGGTAAAAAAATTGGTGGAACAACTGGGGGGTAAGATCGACGTAACCAGCCAGGCGGGCCTGACCACCTTCTGGTTTGTTCTGCCCCAAAACCGACCGCCCTCTCATCCTGGATCGTTGCCCGTATCTGCTGCTCTACCCCAACCTTGA
- the wecB gene encoding non-hydrolyzing UDP-N-acetylglucosamine 2-epimerase, whose product MTALPLVSVILGTRPEAIKLAPVIRALQASPHLRTEVILTGQHREMVDQVMQLFGLQPDRDLAIMRPRQSLTDITEATLRGLEPYFKASQPDLILVQGDTTTAFAATLAAFYQRIPVGHVEAGLRTDDLYNPFPEEANRRLISQLASLHFAPTPQALENLKRSDVVGSLYCTGNTVIDALLQVAAQGIPCPIPGLDWQQYRVLLVTLHRRENWGDPLVAIGKALLQLLEEFPDTALLLPLHRNPVVRDPLQALLGSHGRVFLTEPLEYHLWVAAMQRCTLILSDSGGIQEEAPALGKPVLVLRQTTERPEAIAAGTARLVGTGTAGILSAARELLSDPQAYARMAQAQNPFGDGTAAQQICSIIEQWVAP is encoded by the coding sequence ATGACCGCTCTTCCCCTCGTTTCGGTGATCCTGGGCACTCGCCCGGAAGCGATTAAGCTGGCCCCGGTAATCCGTGCTCTGCAAGCCAGTCCCCACCTGCGCACTGAAGTGATCTTGACTGGGCAACACCGGGAAATGGTGGATCAAGTGATGCAGCTGTTCGGCCTACAGCCGGATCGGGATCTGGCGATTATGCGCCCGCGCCAAAGCCTGACGGATATTACCGAAGCCACCCTACGCGGTTTGGAACCCTATTTCAAGGCCAGTCAGCCGGATCTGATCCTGGTACAGGGGGACACTACCACCGCCTTTGCCGCCACCCTGGCCGCTTTTTACCAACGGATCCCGGTAGGGCATGTGGAAGCGGGCCTGCGCACCGACGATCTCTACAATCCCTTCCCAGAAGAAGCCAATCGCCGCCTGATCTCCCAGTTGGCCAGCCTGCATTTTGCCCCTACCCCCCAGGCTCTAGAAAACTTAAAGCGAAGTGATGTGGTGGGATCCCTCTATTGCACCGGCAACACCGTCATCGATGCCCTACTGCAGGTGGCTGCCCAAGGGATCCCTTGCCCGATCCCTGGCCTGGATTGGCAGCAATACCGTGTCCTGTTGGTCACGTTGCATCGGCGGGAAAATTGGGGGGATCCCTTAGTCGCGATTGGCAAAGCGCTGCTGCAACTTTTGGAGGAATTTCCCGATACTGCTCTGCTACTGCCTTTGCACCGCAACCCGGTGGTTCGGGATCCCTTACAGGCTTTGCTGGGATCCCATGGGCGAGTTTTCCTAACTGAGCCGTTGGAGTATCACCTTTGGGTGGCGGCCATGCAGCGCTGTACCCTTATCCTGAGCGATTCCGGTGGCATTCAAGAAGAAGCCCCAGCCCTGGGTAAGCCGGTGCTGGTATTGCGGCAAACCACCGAACGCCCAGAAGCAATCGCCGCTGGCACCGCCCGCCTTGTCGGTACGGGTACCGCTGGGATCCTCAGTGCCGCCCGGGAATTGCTCTCGGATCCCCAAGCCTATGCCCGCATGGCCCAAGCCCAAAACCCCTTTGGGGATGGTACTGCAGCTCAACAGATTTGCTCCATCATCGAGCAGTGGGTTGCCCCTTGA
- a CDS encoding ureidoglycolate lyase, which produces MSTTQTAPAVVRVPIVDATPDNVQPFGQLLGDDVAKPGLGIPFYQGRVLEGQNIDFEYTGKAVIRTAKILPGYPPVLWLERHMRMTQLFIALGQEPFIMVMAPPNHPSEAPDLDKVQALRFPAGHGLLLHLGTWHDFPIACERPVVVLTANSDEVVEALASMKGAHEMNQGDVFKISLPQRLKAEIHLELV; this is translated from the coding sequence ATGAGCACGACCCAAACTGCCCCCGCCGTTGTCCGGGTACCGATTGTGGATGCCACCCCGGACAATGTGCAACCCTTCGGCCAACTGTTAGGGGATGATGTGGCCAAGCCCGGCTTGGGGATCCCGTTTTATCAGGGGCGTGTTCTGGAAGGGCAGAACATCGACTTTGAGTACACCGGCAAAGCTGTCATCCGCACCGCCAAGATCCTGCCCGGTTACCCACCCGTGCTCTGGTTGGAGCGCCACATGCGCATGACACAATTGTTCATCGCGCTGGGCCAGGAGCCGTTCATCATGGTGATGGCTCCCCCCAACCACCCCAGCGAAGCTCCCGATCTGGACAAAGTACAAGCCTTGCGCTTTCCGGCCGGCCATGGGCTGCTCCTGCACCTGGGCACCTGGCACGATTTCCCCATCGCCTGTGAGCGCCCGGTGGTAGTGCTAACGGCCAACTCCGACGAAGTGGTGGAAGCCTTGGCCAGCATGAAAGGGGCCCACGAAATGAATCAAGGGGATGTGTTCAAAATTTCCTTGCCGCAGCGGCTGAAAGCGGAGATCCATCTGGAGCTGGTTTGA
- a CDS encoding dienelactone hydrolase family protein, translating to MISFSRPDGAAVPAYLADHDSETESLPSESPLGGVVVLQEWWGLNPQIRTVADRLAEAGYRALVPDLYRGKLAQQLMGSLNREDVVPGYCWGHPVPKDFCAEGGRDRVLPGGCSDLSCGQYLDGV from the coding sequence ATGATCTCCTTCTCCCGTCCTGATGGGGCTGCTGTACCTGCCTACCTAGCTGATCACGACAGTGAGACGGAGTCCTTACCCAGCGAATCCCCTTTGGGTGGTGTGGTGGTGTTGCAGGAATGGTGGGGCCTCAATCCACAAATTCGGACGGTGGCGGATCGGCTGGCGGAAGCAGGCTACCGGGCGTTGGTACCGGATCTGTACCGGGGCAAATTGGCTCAGCAATTGATGGGATCCCTCAACCGTGAAGATGTGGTGCCAGGATATTGCTGGGGCCATCCAGTACCTAAAGACTTCTGTGCCGAAGGTGGCCGTGATCGGGTTTTGCCTGGGGGGTGCTCTGACCTTAGCTGCGGCCAGTACCTTGACGGGGTTTGA